A stretch of the Arachis stenosperma cultivar V10309 chromosome 6, arast.V10309.gnm1.PFL2, whole genome shotgun sequence genome encodes the following:
- the LOC130936403 gene encoding oleosin Ara h 10.0101 yields MTDRTQPHTVQVHTTAGRFGDTAAGTNRYPDRGPSTSKVIAVITGLPIGGTLLLFAGLALAATLLGLAVTTPLFILFSPVIVPATIVVGLSVAGFLTSGACGLTGLSSFSWVMNYIRQTHGSVPEQLEMAKHRMADVAGYVGQKTKDVGQKTKEVGQEIQTKAQDSKRT; encoded by the coding sequence ATGACTGACCGTACCCAACCACACACTGTCCAAGTCCACACCACAGCTGGCCGTTTCGGCGACACCGCTGCCGGAACTAACCGCTATCCCGACAGAGGCCCGTCAACATCTAAGGTTATCGCCGTCATCACTGGACTCCCTATCGGCGGCACGTTGCTATTGTTCGCGGGGCTTGCCCTTGCCGCAACCCTGCTTGGGCTGGCGGTGACCACCCCGCTTTTCATCCTCTTCAGCCCTGTCATAGTTCCGGCCACCATTGTCGTCGGGCTCTCGGTGGCGGGGTTCTTGACGTCAGGTGCATGTGGGCTGACGGGGCTGTCTTCGTTCTCATGGGTCATGAATTACATCCGGCAGACCCACGGATCGGTGCCGGAGCAGCTGGAAATGGCAAAGCACCGCATGGCTGACGTGGCCGGTTACGTTGGACAGAAGACGAAGGATGTAGGACAGAAGACCAAGGAAGTTGGGCAAGAGATACAGACCAAGGCTCAGGATTCAAAGAGAACTTGA
- the LOC130936745 gene encoding protein ANTHESIS POMOTING FACTOR 1, whose protein sequence is MTAPLTELDDDTVRSMSIAAVFSDFGGKINSLDFHRKDDLLVTASEDDSVRLYDIANAKLLKTTYHKKHGADRICFTHHPNSVICSSKYNLESTGESLRYLSMYDNRCLRYFKGHKQRVVSLCMSPINDSFMSGSLDHSVRIWDLRVNACQGILRLRGRPAVAYDQQGLVFSVAMEGGAIKLFDSRSYDKGPFDTFLVGGDTAEVCDIKFSNDGKSMLLTTTNNNIYVLDAYGGEKRCGFSLEPSPGTTIEATFTPDGKYAVAGSGGGTMHAWNIETRNEVACWSSHIGVPSCLKWAPRRAMFAAASSVLTFWIPNNNGNGSNPRAEYGGTDAEPGPQSQPLVH, encoded by the exons ATGACGGCGCCGCTGACAGAGCTAGATGACGATACGGTGCGCAGCATGTCCATAGCGGCGGTTTTCTCCGACTTC GGTGGGAAAATAAATTCTCTTGATTTCCATCGCAAAGATGATTTACTTGTCACAGCAAGCGAGGATGACTCAGTGCGACTATATGACATTGCCAATGCTAA GTTGTTGAAGACCACTTATCATAAGAAACATGGTGCTGATCGCATTTGTTTTACTCATCATCCAAACTCTGTTATATGTTCTTCCAAGTACAATTTGGAGAGTACTGGAG AATCATTGCGGTATTTATCAATGTATGACAACCGATGCTTACGGTACTTCAAAGGGCATAAACAGAG AGTTGTTTCTCTCTGCATGTCTCCAATCAATGATAGCTTCATGTCTGGTTCTCTGGACCACAGTGTTAGAATATGGGATCTCCGTGTAAATGCCTGCCAG GGAATCTTACGTCTACGTGGTAGGCCTGCTGTTGCCTATGACCAACAGGGCCTGGTCTTTTCTGTAGCAATGGAAGGGGGAGCTATCAAATTGTTTGATTCACGTTCATATGATAAG GGTCCCTTCGACACCTTTTTGGTTGGCGGTGATACAGCTGAGGTTTGTGATATCAAATTCAGCAATGATGGCAAATCAATGCTTCTGACTACCACTAATAACAATATCTACGTTCTTGATGCATATGGAGGAGAAAAG CGCTGTGGGTTTAGTTTGGAACCATCTCCTGGTACCACAATCGAGGCTACATTTACCCCAGATGGGAAGTATGCTGTGGCAG GATCCGGAGGTGGAACCATGCATGCTTGGAATATTGAGACCAGAAATGAG GTTGCATGTTGGAGCAGCCACATTGGCGTACCTTCGTGCTTGAAATGGGCCCCTCGCAGGGCTATGTTTGCTGCAGCCTCTTCTGTTCTTACCTTTTGGATACCTAATAATAATGGTAATGGTTCAAATCCGAGAGCTGAGTATGGTGGAACTGACGCTGAACCTGGACCTCAGTCCCAACCATTAGTTCATTGA